In one Vanessa tameamea isolate UH-Manoa-2023 chromosome 12, ilVanTame1 primary haplotype, whole genome shotgun sequence genomic region, the following are encoded:
- the Xrp1 gene encoding fibronectin-binding protein PlpA isoform X1 produces the protein MVFSQTSVNTQRPLKVVEINRLKSEKNQQVNGLTGVITGGTTKLTSSSPVATTSFSEDYLKAEPIFENTMFHDSDCEFFQDLVEWCATPAAEEEKIQSTDSLNKPETRAHKTNTPYTPISPQGWDVFDANSPSAQTINQTPSYPVSPNVDGLAEFNTDFFNNSSIANDNKIPFQEQFVDINTLPVVIGDLASEVIADMNPWQASESAWQDIHDIDYTKSISDTHNTMPFIHQDDSLDMKFVSVTPQEVENNNIIISEYIINKERDVESNEPDLLTRPERRGVGLSVDVAAHTKTWPEDMDIISTPEVLSFVEQLEQEKCILPSSTTALTSEIDIYAESAKIEESPIPADYEPITPKSEPIVDSEEDITSNPKKRRRHDSEDSDETYTPYTEQSPRKYRKRKPSIPIKEMIKALEGAQQPPKTRRGRPPKRRESTLSTVSDNSSVSTHEMKYRELRDKNNEASKRSRMNRKIKELQMEQLADELEERNKILKVRADLLEDMTKKLRDALMTAVSQKKVG, from the exons ATGGTTTTTTCGCAAACGAGTGTCAATACTCAACGTCCTTTGAAAGTGGTAGAAATAAATCGCTTAAAGTCCGAAAAGAATCAACAGGTGAACGGTCTAACCGGAGTAATTACCGGCGGAACTACAAAGTTAACGTCATCATCGCCCGTGGCTACAACCAGCTTTTCCGAG GACTATCTGAAAGCGGAGCCGATATTCGAGAATACGATGTTTCACGATTCGGACTGCGAGTTCTTCCAAGATTTGGTAGAATGGTGCGCCACGCCAGCCGCCGAGGAAGAAAAAATACAGTCCACTG ATTCTCTAAACAAACCAGAAACAAGGGCACACAAAACCAACACACCATACACGCCCATCTCACCGCAAGGTTGGGATGTATTCGACGCTAACTCGCCGTCTGCCCAAACGATTAATCAAACACCCAGCTATCCTGTGTCACCTAACGTGGATGGGTTGGCAGAGTTTAACAcagattttttcaataattcaagTATAGCAAACGATAATAAAATACCATTCCAAGAGCAATTTGTAGACATTAATACATTGCCAGTGGTAATAGGTGATTTAGCGTCCGAAGTAATCGCTGACATGAATCCGTGGCAAGCATCGGAGTCTGCTTGGCAGGATATACACGACATAGATTACACTAAATCAATATCAGACACACATAACACAATGCCCTTCATCCACCAAGATGACTCACTGGACATGAAATTTGTATCGGTTACACCACAAGAGGTGGaaaataacaacataataatatcagAGTACATAATCAATAAGGAAAGGGATGTGGAGAGTAATGAACCAGACCTGCTTACTCGGCCAGAGAGGCGTGGGGTGGGGCTCTCCGTAGATGTGGCTGCACACACAAAGACATGGCCTGAAGATATGGATATTATAAGTACACCAGAAGTTCTCAGTTTTGTTGAACAGCTAGAGCAAGAGAAATGCATACTTCCAAGCTCG actaCTGCATTGACATCCGAGATCGATATCTACGCAGAAAGCGCAAAAATAGAAGAATCTCCAATCCCAGCAGACTATGAACCTATAACTCCTAAAAGTGAACCTATAGTTGATTCAGAAGAAGATATCACATCTAATCCAAAGAAGCGGCGCCGCCATGACAGTGAAGATTCAGATGAGACTTATACTCCGTATACTGAACAATCACCTAGAAAATACAGAAAGCGAAAGCCTAGTATACCTATAAAGGAAATGATAAAAGCACTGGAAGGTGCACAGCAGCCACCAAAAACTCGAAGAGGTAGACCTCCAAAAAGGAGAGAGAGTACACTGTCTACTGTAAGTGATAACTCATCAGTATCTACTCATGAGATGAAGTACAGAGAATTGAGGGATAAGAATAATGAAGCCTCAAAAAGATCTAGAATGAATAGAAAAATCAAGGAGCTACAAATGGAACAGTTAGCTGATGAACTAGAAGAGAGAAATAAGATACTAAAAGTTCGAGCAGATCTTCTAGAAGACATGACTAAGAAGTTGAGGGACGCGCTCATGACAGCTGTGTCGCAGAAAAAAGTAGGATAA
- the Xrp1 gene encoding fibronectin-binding protein PlpA isoform X2: protein MFHDSDCEFFQDLVEWCATPAAEEEKIQSTDSLNKPETRAHKTNTPYTPISPQGWDVFDANSPSAQTINQTPSYPVSPNVDGLAEFNTDFFNNSSIANDNKIPFQEQFVDINTLPVVIGDLASEVIADMNPWQASESAWQDIHDIDYTKSISDTHNTMPFIHQDDSLDMKFVSVTPQEVENNNIIISEYIINKERDVESNEPDLLTRPERRGVGLSVDVAAHTKTWPEDMDIISTPEVLSFVEQLEQEKCILPSSTTALTSEIDIYAESAKIEESPIPADYEPITPKSEPIVDSEEDITSNPKKRRRHDSEDSDETYTPYTEQSPRKYRKRKPSIPIKEMIKALEGAQQPPKTRRGRPPKRRESTLSTVSDNSSVSTHEMKYRELRDKNNEASKRSRMNRKIKELQMEQLADELEERNKILKVRADLLEDMTKKLRDALMTAVSQKKVG, encoded by the exons ATGTTTCACGATTCGGACTGCGAGTTCTTCCAAGATTTGGTAGAATGGTGCGCCACGCCAGCCGCCGAGGAAGAAAAAATACAGTCCACTG ATTCTCTAAACAAACCAGAAACAAGGGCACACAAAACCAACACACCATACACGCCCATCTCACCGCAAGGTTGGGATGTATTCGACGCTAACTCGCCGTCTGCCCAAACGATTAATCAAACACCCAGCTATCCTGTGTCACCTAACGTGGATGGGTTGGCAGAGTTTAACAcagattttttcaataattcaagTATAGCAAACGATAATAAAATACCATTCCAAGAGCAATTTGTAGACATTAATACATTGCCAGTGGTAATAGGTGATTTAGCGTCCGAAGTAATCGCTGACATGAATCCGTGGCAAGCATCGGAGTCTGCTTGGCAGGATATACACGACATAGATTACACTAAATCAATATCAGACACACATAACACAATGCCCTTCATCCACCAAGATGACTCACTGGACATGAAATTTGTATCGGTTACACCACAAGAGGTGGaaaataacaacataataatatcagAGTACATAATCAATAAGGAAAGGGATGTGGAGAGTAATGAACCAGACCTGCTTACTCGGCCAGAGAGGCGTGGGGTGGGGCTCTCCGTAGATGTGGCTGCACACACAAAGACATGGCCTGAAGATATGGATATTATAAGTACACCAGAAGTTCTCAGTTTTGTTGAACAGCTAGAGCAAGAGAAATGCATACTTCCAAGCTCG actaCTGCATTGACATCCGAGATCGATATCTACGCAGAAAGCGCAAAAATAGAAGAATCTCCAATCCCAGCAGACTATGAACCTATAACTCCTAAAAGTGAACCTATAGTTGATTCAGAAGAAGATATCACATCTAATCCAAAGAAGCGGCGCCGCCATGACAGTGAAGATTCAGATGAGACTTATACTCCGTATACTGAACAATCACCTAGAAAATACAGAAAGCGAAAGCCTAGTATACCTATAAAGGAAATGATAAAAGCACTGGAAGGTGCACAGCAGCCACCAAAAACTCGAAGAGGTAGACCTCCAAAAAGGAGAGAGAGTACACTGTCTACTGTAAGTGATAACTCATCAGTATCTACTCATGAGATGAAGTACAGAGAATTGAGGGATAAGAATAATGAAGCCTCAAAAAGATCTAGAATGAATAGAAAAATCAAGGAGCTACAAATGGAACAGTTAGCTGATGAACTAGAAGAGAGAAATAAGATACTAAAAGTTCGAGCAGATCTTCTAGAAGACATGACTAAGAAGTTGAGGGACGCGCTCATGACAGCTGTGTCGCAGAAAAAAGTAGGATAA